A section of the Rhizobium sp. BG4 genome encodes:
- a CDS encoding YcgN family cysteine cluster protein — MEDTPFWKRKTLPEMTKEEWESICDGCGLCCLNKLEEWDSGDIYFTSVACKLLDGESCRCSNYEKRWDFVPDCVQLTKENVPEIAWLPPTCGYRLINEGEDLYWWHPLVSGDPETVHQAGISARGRTISETEIDPEALEDYVVDWPLTVGNDAKERPE; from the coding sequence ATGGAAGATACGCCCTTCTGGAAGCGCAAGACGCTGCCGGAGATGACCAAAGAGGAATGGGAGAGCATCTGCGACGGATGCGGGCTCTGTTGCCTCAACAAGCTCGAGGAATGGGACTCGGGCGATATCTATTTCACGTCGGTCGCCTGCAAGCTGCTCGACGGCGAGAGCTGTCGCTGTTCCAACTACGAGAAGCGCTGGGATTTCGTGCCCGATTGCGTGCAGCTGACCAAGGAAAACGTCCCTGAGATCGCCTGGCTGCCGCCGACCTGCGGCTACCGGCTGATCAACGAGGGCGAGGACCTCTACTGGTGGCACCCGCTGGTCTCAGGCGACCCCGAGACCGTGCACCAGGCCGGCATTTCCGCCCGCGGGCGGACGATCAGCGAGACGGAGATCGATCCGGAGGCGCTCGAGGATTACGTGGTGGATTGGCCGCTGACGGTGGGTAACGACGCGAAGGAGCGGCCGGAATAA
- a CDS encoding transglycosylase domain-containing protein gives MQDPETPEKQPKKSKHLLLKIDSWIDSTVWNAGFRSAEIWEDITIFFRRFRVRGWKRIVFELGGEGLTLGSVGAVLMLALAQPAFEATKEDWRNRGDFAVTFTDRYGNVIGHRGVIHQNSVPIDELPDSLIKSVLATEDRRFFDHFGIDVIGLFRALVTNAQAGEVVQGGSTLTQQLAKNLFLSNERSIDRKITEAFLALWLEANLSKKEILSTYLDRAYMGGGTFGAAAASQFYFGKSITDVNLAESAMLAGLFKAPAKYAPHVNLPAARARANEVLTNLVQSGLMTEGQVIAARRNPATAIDRNEQEAPDFFLDWAFDEVQRLASRFHQHSLVVRTTIDMGIQQAAEDSVETSLREYGESYHAKQGAMVMIENGGAVRAMVGGRDYGESQFNRATKALRQPGSSFKVYTYSVAMESGMTPKTTIIDAPISWGNWSPHNYENRYAGRVTLETAIAQSINTIPVRLAKEKLGIQPIRAMAKAMGVESPVRDDVTIPIGTSEVTVLDQATAYAVFPAGGYQSRRHGITQILDYDGDVLYDFDRDEPPAKRVLSEKADDEMNQMLSRIPYVGTARKAALDNGIVTAGKTGTTQAYRDAWFVGFTGNYTTAVWFGNDDYTSTNNMTGGSLPAMTFKRAMDYAHQGVVLRPIPGIENPLPSPKDAAKTAAAKPADGTPQLVRPRMLSVESTKILKDLGEKLKDAAPLEAQKVASVE, from the coding sequence GTGCAGGATCCTGAAACTCCGGAAAAGCAGCCGAAGAAGAGCAAACATCTTCTGCTGAAGATCGATTCCTGGATCGATTCCACGGTCTGGAATGCCGGCTTCCGCTCTGCCGAAATCTGGGAAGACATCACCATCTTCTTCCGCCGCTTCCGCGTTCGCGGCTGGAAGCGCATCGTCTTCGAACTTGGCGGCGAAGGCCTGACGCTCGGCTCGGTCGGCGCCGTCTTGATGCTGGCGCTTGCCCAGCCTGCTTTCGAGGCGACCAAGGAAGACTGGCGCAATCGCGGCGATTTCGCCGTCACCTTCACCGACCGCTACGGCAATGTCATCGGCCATCGCGGCGTCATCCACCAGAACTCGGTGCCGATCGACGAGCTGCCCGACAGCCTGATCAAGTCGGTGCTCGCCACCGAAGACCGCCGCTTCTTCGACCATTTCGGCATCGATGTCATCGGCCTGTTCCGCGCGCTGGTCACCAATGCCCAGGCCGGCGAAGTCGTCCAGGGCGGCTCGACGCTGACGCAGCAGCTGGCAAAGAACCTGTTCCTTTCCAACGAACGCTCGATCGACCGAAAGATCACCGAAGCCTTCCTGGCGCTGTGGCTGGAGGCCAATCTTTCGAAGAAGGAAATCCTCTCCACCTATCTCGACCGCGCCTATATGGGCGGCGGCACGTTCGGGGCGGCGGCAGCCTCGCAGTTCTATTTCGGCAAGAGCATCACCGACGTCAATCTGGCCGAAAGCGCCATGCTTGCCGGTCTCTTCAAGGCGCCGGCGAAATATGCGCCGCATGTCAATCTTCCCGCCGCGCGTGCCCGCGCTAACGAGGTTCTCACCAATCTCGTGCAGAGCGGGCTGATGACCGAGGGCCAGGTGATCGCGGCGCGGCGCAATCCGGCGACCGCGATCGACCGCAACGAGCAGGAAGCCCCCGATTTCTTCCTCGACTGGGCCTTCGACGAAGTGCAGCGGCTCGCCTCGCGCTTCCACCAGCATTCGCTGGTCGTGCGCACCACCATCGACATGGGCATCCAGCAGGCGGCCGAGGATTCGGTCGAGACGTCGCTGCGCGAATATGGCGAGAGCTATCACGCCAAGCAGGGCGCGATGGTGATGATCGAAAACGGCGGCGCCGTGCGCGCCATGGTCGGCGGCCGGGATTACGGCGAAAGCCAGTTCAACCGCGCCACCAAGGCGCTGCGCCAGCCGGGCTCCTCCTTCAAGGTCTACACCTATTCGGTGGCCATGGAGAGCGGCATGACGCCGAAGACGACGATCATCGACGCGCCGATCTCCTGGGGCAACTGGAGCCCGCACAATTACGAAAACCGCTATGCCGGACGCGTGACGCTTGAGACGGCGATCGCCCAGTCGATCAACACCATTCCGGTGCGTCTCGCCAAGGAAAAGCTCGGCATCCAGCCGATCCGCGCCATGGCGAAAGCGATGGGCGTCGAATCGCCGGTGCGCGATGACGTGACGATCCCGATCGGCACATCTGAGGTCACCGTCCTCGACCAGGCGACGGCCTATGCCGTCTTCCCGGCCGGCGGCTACCAGTCCCGCCGCCACGGCATCACACAGATCCTCGATTACGACGGCGACGTGCTCTACGATTTCGACCGCGACGAGCCGCCGGCAAAGCGGGTGCTGTCGGAAAAGGCCGACGACGAGATGAACCAGATGCTGAGCCGCATCCCCTATGTCGGCACCGCCCGCAAGGCAGCACTCGACAACGGCATCGTCACCGCCGGCAAGACCGGCACGACGCAGGCCTATCGCGACGCCTGGTTCGTCGGCTTCACCGGCAATTACACGACCGCCGTCTGGTTCGGCAACGACGACTATACCTCGACCAACAACATGACCGGGGGATCGCTGCCCGCCATGACCTTCAAGCGCGCCATGGACTACGCCCACCAGGGCGTCGTGCTGCGCCCGATCCCCGGCATCGAAAACCCGCTGCCCTCCCCCAAGGACGCCGCCAAGACCGCCGCCGCCAAACCCGCCGATGGCACGCCGCAGCTGGTGCGCCCGCGGATGCTCTCGGTGGAGAGCACGAAGATCTTGAAGGATCTCGGCGAGAAACTGAAGGATGCGGCGCCGCTCGAGGCGCAGAAGGTTGCGAGTGTGGAGTGA
- a CDS encoding histidine phosphatase family protein, whose protein sequence is MAYPEITLVRHGETEWSLSGRHTGRSDIPLTAKGEEAARGLASRLAGITPAAVWSSPSARARNTCALSGFGASAVIKDDLAEWDYGDYEGITTKEILKTRPGWQLFRDGCPNGETAAATGARADRIITELRTLDAPVLIFSSSHFLRVLAARWLGLPPEGGEKFVLDTASVSVLGYEHDLTEPVIRRWNGR, encoded by the coding sequence ATGGCCTATCCCGAGATTACCCTTGTGCGCCACGGCGAAACCGAGTGGAGCCTTTCCGGCCGCCACACCGGCCGCAGCGACATCCCGCTGACCGCAAAAGGCGAGGAGGCCGCCCGCGGCCTCGCGTCCCGCCTTGCCGGGATCACTCCCGCCGCCGTCTGGTCGAGCCCGTCAGCCCGTGCCCGCAACACCTGCGCCCTCTCGGGTTTCGGCGCCAGCGCCGTCATCAAGGACGACCTCGCCGAATGGGACTACGGCGACTACGAAGGCATCACCACAAAGGAAATCCTCAAGACCCGCCCCGGCTGGCAACTCTTCCGCGACGGCTGCCCCAACGGCGAAACTGCCGCCGCCACCGGCGCCCGCGCCGACCGCATCATCACCGAACTGCGCACCCTCGACGCCCCGGTTCTGATCTTCTCCAGCTCCCACTTCCTCCGCGTGCTGGCCGCCCGCTGGCTCGGCCTGCCGCCGGAGGGTGGCGAGAAGTTCGTGCTGGACACGGCAAGTGTCAGTGTGCTCGGCTATGAGCATGATCTGACGGAGCCGGTGATCCGGCGGTGGAATGGGCGGTAG
- a CDS encoding cyclopropane-fatty-acyl-phospholipid synthase family protein, translated as MASGFLSIVQKIIRKGNLKLTLANGETHTVGDGSGDFVAVRIADEEAEKLIRRDPTLKLGEMYMDGRFILEHGNIYDFLAMVKQNTTNEIFDIPMAALLIGRIALQQLKSRLPVNHNKRNVAHHYDLSERLFELFLDEDWQYSCAYFDPPGISLEEAQVAKKRHIAAKMLLEPNQRVLEIGSGWGGMGLYIAEATPGLDHTGITLSEEQLKISRDRAEKRGIADRVRFELQDYRTMKAEPFDRIVSVGMFEHVGIGNFPGYFKKVHELLADDGVMVLHSIARPKPSFATNAFIEKYIFPQGYIPSIGETIPAIEKAGLLVRDVEVLPLHYAYTLRAWRERFVARKAEAVALYDERFFRMWEFYLAGSEIGFRWDELFIMQIQITKNQYSTPDNRNYIPAAENKLKEFEAVRPPLEKITF; from the coding sequence ATGGCGTCGGGATTTCTATCGATTGTCCAGAAAATCATCCGCAAGGGTAATCTGAAGCTTACACTCGCCAACGGCGAGACACATACGGTCGGGGATGGCAGCGGCGATTTCGTCGCTGTGCGCATCGCCGACGAGGAGGCGGAAAAGCTGATCCGCCGCGACCCCACCCTCAAGCTTGGCGAAATGTATATGGATGGCCGGTTCATTCTTGAACACGGCAACATCTACGACTTCCTCGCCATGGTGAAGCAGAACACCACCAACGAGATATTCGATATCCCGATGGCGGCGCTCCTCATCGGCCGCATTGCCCTGCAGCAGCTGAAGAGCCGGCTTCCCGTCAATCACAACAAGCGCAACGTCGCCCATCATTACGATCTGTCCGAGCGCCTGTTCGAGCTCTTCCTCGATGAGGACTGGCAGTATTCCTGCGCCTATTTCGATCCGCCGGGCATCAGCCTGGAGGAGGCCCAGGTCGCCAAGAAGCGCCATATCGCCGCCAAGATGCTGCTTGAGCCGAACCAGCGCGTGCTCGAGATCGGCTCCGGCTGGGGCGGAATGGGCCTCTATATCGCCGAGGCGACGCCGGGCCTCGACCATACCGGCATCACGCTCAGCGAAGAGCAGCTGAAGATCTCGCGCGACCGGGCCGAAAAGCGCGGTATCGCCGATCGCGTCCGCTTCGAGCTGCAGGACTACCGGACGATGAAGGCCGAGCCCTTCGACCGCATCGTCTCGGTCGGCATGTTCGAACATGTCGGCATCGGCAATTTCCCCGGTTATTTCAAGAAGGTGCACGAGCTGCTCGCCGATGACGGCGTCATGGTCCTGCACTCGATCGCCCGCCCGAAGCCGAGCTTCGCCACCAACGCCTTCATCGAGAAATATATCTTCCCGCAGGGCTATATTCCCTCGATCGGCGAAACCATCCCGGCGATCGAAAAGGCCGGGCTTTTGGTGCGCGACGTCGAGGTGTTGCCGCTGCACTACGCCTATACGCTGCGTGCCTGGCGCGAGCGCTTCGTGGCGCGCAAGGCCGAAGCGGTCGCACTCTACGACGAACGCTTCTTCCGCATGTGGGAATTCTATCTCGCCGGCTCCGAGATCGGCTTCCGCTGGGACGAGCTCTTCATCATGCAGATCCAGATCACCAAGAACCAGTATTCGACGCCCGATAACCGCAACTATATTCCGGCGGCCGAAAACAAGCTCAAGGAATTCGAGGCGGTCCGCCCGCCGCTCGAAAAGATCACGTTCTGA
- a CDS encoding Tex family protein, which produces MAADLRSLAAVIASEINARPDQAKAAIELLDEGATVPFIARYRKEVTGGLDDTQLRNLAERLVYLRELEARRAAIISSVSEQGKMTDELMGKLSGAATKAELEDLYLPYKPKRRTRAEIARERGLGPLAEAILADRSKEPATLAEAYITADVPDVKTALEGARDIVAEGIAENADLLGKLRAHMRSAALLKAKVVDGKQAAGEKFSDYFDHSERWATAPGHRALAMLRGWNEEILTLTIEADAETASPNKPVERMIASAYEIGSSRPGDRWLMDVATWTWRVKLSMSLSLDLMRELRERAEEEAIHVFARNLKDLLLAAPAGSRATMGLDPGIRTGVKVAVVDGTGKVVATSTVYPFQPRNDVRGAQVELASLIRKHNVELISIGNGTGSRETEKLVADMLAELPGAKPTKVIVSEAGASVYSASATAAAEFPDLDVSLRGAVSIARRLQDPLAELVKIEPKSIGVGQYQHDVDQGKLSRSLDAVVEDAVNAVGVDLNTASAPLLARVSGLSRSIADSIVVHRDQNGPFESRKDLLKVARLGNRTFEQAAGFLRIPNGKEPLDASSVHPEAYGVAKKIVAACGRDLRSLMGDSVLLKGLDPRKFIDEQFGLPTVKDIIAELDKPGRDPRPSFKTATFAEGINEISDLKPGMTLEGTVTNVAAFGAFVDIGVHQDGLVHVSQLADRFVKDPHEVVKAGDVVKVRVVEVDAKRKRIALSMRKDDAGAPPPRGESRANNAPRSQNSSRSAPSKQESQGAFGAALAEAMKRK; this is translated from the coding sequence ATGGCCGCCGATCTTCGTTCGCTTGCCGCAGTCATCGCCTCGGAAATCAATGCCCGGCCGGATCAGGCCAAGGCGGCGATCGAGTTGCTGGATGAGGGCGCGACCGTTCCGTTCATCGCCCGCTACCGCAAGGAAGTGACCGGCGGGCTCGACGATACGCAGCTCAGAAACCTGGCCGAGCGGCTGGTCTACCTGCGCGAACTCGAAGCGCGCCGCGCGGCGATCATCTCGTCCGTCTCCGAACAGGGCAAGATGACCGACGAACTGATGGGCAAGCTTTCGGGCGCCGCCACCAAGGCCGAGCTCGAAGATCTCTATCTGCCCTACAAGCCGAAGCGCCGCACTCGCGCCGAGATCGCCCGCGAACGCGGCCTCGGCCCGCTCGCCGAAGCCATCCTCGCTGACCGCTCGAAGGAACCCGCAACGCTCGCCGAGGCCTATATCACCGCCGATGTTCCCGATGTGAAGACGGCGCTCGAAGGCGCCCGCGATATCGTCGCCGAAGGCATCGCCGAAAATGCTGATCTGCTCGGCAAGCTGCGCGCCCATATGCGCAGTGCTGCCCTCTTGAAGGCCAAGGTCGTCGATGGCAAGCAGGCGGCCGGCGAGAAGTTCTCCGACTATTTCGACCATTCCGAACGCTGGGCGACGGCGCCGGGCCACCGCGCGCTCGCCATGCTGCGCGGCTGGAACGAGGAAATCCTGACGCTGACGATCGAGGCCGATGCCGAGACCGCATCGCCGAACAAGCCGGTGGAGCGGATGATCGCTAGCGCCTACGAAATCGGCTCAAGCCGCCCCGGCGACCGCTGGCTGATGGATGTCGCCACCTGGACCTGGCGCGTCAAGCTCTCCATGTCGCTGTCGCTCGACCTGATGCGCGAGCTGCGTGAGCGCGCCGAGGAAGAGGCGATCCACGTCTTCGCCCGCAATCTCAAGGACTTGCTGCTGGCGGCCCCGGCCGGTTCGCGCGCCACGATGGGCCTCGATCCGGGCATCCGCACCGGCGTCAAGGTCGCCGTCGTCGATGGCACCGGCAAGGTCGTCGCCACCTCCACCGTCTATCCGTTCCAGCCGAGAAACGACGTGCGCGGCGCCCAGGTCGAGCTCGCCTCGCTGATCCGCAAGCACAATGTCGAGCTGATCTCGATCGGCAACGGCACCGGCAGCCGCGAGACCGAAAAGCTGGTGGCCGACATGCTGGCCGAGCTTCCGGGCGCCAAGCCCACCAAGGTCATCGTCTCCGAAGCCGGCGCCTCCGTTTACTCGGCTTCGGCGACAGCCGCCGCCGAGTTCCCCGATCTCGACGTTTCGCTGCGCGGTGCCGTCTCCATCGCGCGCCGCCTGCAGGATCCGCTGGCCGAGCTCGTCAAGATCGAGCCGAAGTCGATCGGCGTCGGCCAGTACCAGCACGATGTCGACCAGGGCAAGCTCTCCCGCTCGCTCGATGCCGTCGTCGAAGACGCCGTCAATGCCGTCGGTGTCGATCTGAACACGGCATCGGCGCCGCTGCTCGCCCGCGTGTCCGGTCTCAGCCGCTCGATTGCCGATTCCATCGTCGTCCACCGCGATCAGAACGGCCCCTTCGAAAGCCGCAAGGACCTCCTGAAGGTCGCCCGCCTCGGCAATCGCACCTTCGAACAGGCCGCCGGCTTCCTGCGCATCCCGAACGGTAAGGAGCCGCTCGATGCTTCCTCCGTGCACCCGGAAGCCTATGGTGTAGCCAAGAAGATCGTCGCCGCCTGCGGACGCGACCTGCGCTCGCTGATGGGCGACAGCGTGCTGTTGAAGGGCCTCGATCCGCGCAAGTTCATCGACGAGCAGTTCGGCCTGCCGACCGTCAAGGACATCATCGCCGAGCTCGACAAGCCCGGCCGCGACCCGCGCCCGAGCTTCAAGACCGCGACCTTCGCCGAAGGCATCAACGAGATCTCCGACCTGAAGCCCGGCATGACGCTGGAAGGCACCGTCACCAATGTCGCGGCTTTCGGCGCCTTCGTCGATATCGGCGTCCATCAGGATGGTCTGGTTCACGTCTCCCAGCTCGCCGACCGTTTCGTGAAGGATCCGCATGAGGTCGTCAAAGCCGGCGATGTCGTCAAGGTTCGCGTCGTCGAGGTCGATGCCAAGCGCAAGCGCATCGCTCTTTCGATGCGCAAGGACGATGCCGGCGCACCCCCGCCGCGGGGCGAGTCGCGGGCAAACAACGCGCCCCGGTCGCAAAATTCTTCGCGCTCCGCACCGTCAAAACAGGAAAGTCAGGGCGCATTCGGCGCTGCCCTGGCCGAAGCCATGAAGCGAAAATAA
- the glyS gene encoding glycine--tRNA ligase subunit beta, producing the protein MPDLLLELRSEEIPARLQRKAAGDLKKLVTDALVEAGLSYEGAREYWTPRRLTLDIRGLTARSADVREEKKGPRTDANEKAIEGFLRSAGLSSISEAQVQSDPKKGDFYIAVISRAGRAADEIIAGVMPGIIRDFPWPKPMRWGKASAKPGSLRWVRPLQSIVCTFGTEHEETTVIPFEIEGIVASNVTYGHRFHAPDAITVKRFDDYAANLEKAKVILDAERRKEIIASDAANLAFASGLELVEDEGLLEEVSGLVEWPQVLMGAFEEDYLSIPSEIIRLTIKTNQKCFVTRKQGEETLSNKFILVSNIQATDGGKEIIHGNGKVVRARLSDALHFWKRDQGNLPDLETLEASAKAFDLDLKKPLDQRMAKLDALNVTFQAKLGTQGERVQRMRAMAAKIAFPLSADHKLVDRAVVLAKADLRTEAVGEFPELQGVMGRKYAALQGEDTAVSTAIEDHYKPQGPSDRVPDDKIAISVALADKLDTLIGFWAVDEKPTGSKDPFALRRAALGVIRIILERNVRLTLLPRIVSHMGRIDDDIADKAGVPKAEQGADLSRQLDLLSFFHDRLKVYLRDQGARHDLIDAVLTPETDDLLMIARRVEALTAFITSEDGKNLLAGTKRATQLLAAEEKKGTVVADGVSEPLLKLDAEKELFAAVAHASAEASEAIVNEDFRSAMAALSKLRAPVDRFFEDVLVNDEDAAIRANRLALLRLIREATGTVADFSKIAG; encoded by the coding sequence ATGCCTGATCTGCTTCTAGAACTCCGCTCCGAGGAAATTCCGGCCCGTCTGCAGCGCAAGGCTGCCGGCGACCTGAAGAAGCTCGTTACCGATGCGCTTGTCGAAGCCGGTCTTTCCTATGAAGGTGCGCGCGAATACTGGACGCCGCGGCGCCTGACGCTCGATATTCGCGGCCTGACGGCGCGCTCCGCCGATGTGCGCGAGGAGAAGAAGGGCCCGCGCACCGACGCCAACGAAAAGGCGATCGAAGGCTTTCTGCGCAGCGCCGGGCTTTCCTCCATTTCCGAAGCGCAGGTTCAGAGCGATCCGAAGAAGGGTGATTTCTACATTGCCGTCATTTCGCGCGCCGGCCGTGCGGCGGACGAGATCATTGCGGGCGTGATGCCCGGCATCATTCGCGATTTCCCGTGGCCGAAGCCGATGCGCTGGGGCAAGGCCTCCGCCAAGCCCGGCTCGCTGCGCTGGGTGCGCCCGCTGCAGTCGATCGTCTGCACCTTCGGCACCGAGCACGAAGAAACGACCGTCATCCCCTTCGAGATCGAAGGCATCGTCGCGTCGAACGTCACCTACGGCCACCGCTTCCATGCGCCTGATGCCATCACCGTCAAGCGCTTCGACGACTATGCGGCCAATCTGGAGAAGGCCAAGGTCATTCTCGATGCCGAGCGCCGCAAGGAGATCATCGCTTCCGACGCCGCCAATCTGGCTTTTGCCAGCGGCCTTGAGCTGGTCGAGGACGAAGGCCTGCTCGAAGAGGTCTCCGGCCTCGTCGAATGGCCGCAGGTGCTGATGGGCGCCTTCGAGGAAGACTATCTGTCGATTCCCTCCGAGATCATCCGCCTGACGATCAAGACCAACCAGAAGTGCTTCGTCACCCGCAAACAGGGTGAGGAGACGCTTTCGAACAAGTTCATCCTGGTTTCCAACATCCAGGCGACCGATGGCGGCAAGGAAATCATCCACGGCAACGGCAAGGTCGTGCGCGCCCGCCTTTCCGACGCGCTGCATTTCTGGAAGCGCGACCAGGGCAACCTGCCGGACCTCGAAACGCTGGAAGCTTCGGCAAAGGCGTTCGATCTCGACCTGAAGAAGCCGCTCGACCAGCGCATGGCGAAGCTCGATGCGCTGAACGTGACCTTCCAGGCGAAGCTCGGGACGCAGGGCGAGCGGGTGCAGCGCATGCGGGCCATGGCCGCGAAGATCGCCTTCCCGCTTAGCGCCGACCACAAGCTGGTCGACCGGGCCGTCGTGCTGGCCAAGGCGGATCTGCGCACCGAAGCCGTCGGCGAGTTCCCGGAACTGCAGGGTGTCATGGGCCGCAAATACGCGGCGCTGCAGGGTGAAGATACCGCCGTTTCGACGGCGATCGAGGACCACTACAAGCCGCAGGGCCCGTCCGATCGCGTACCTGACGACAAGATCGCCATCAGCGTTGCGCTCGCCGACAAGCTCGACACGCTGATCGGCTTCTGGGCCGTCGATGAAAAGCCGACCGGCTCCAAGGACCCGTTTGCGCTGCGCCGCGCCGCGCTCGGCGTCATCCGCATCATTCTGGAGCGCAACGTTCGCCTGACGCTCTTGCCGCGCATCGTCAGCCATATGGGCCGGATCGATGACGACATCGCCGACAAGGCCGGAGTGCCGAAGGCGGAGCAAGGCGCAGACCTGTCGCGCCAGCTCGACCTTCTGTCGTTCTTCCACGACCGCCTCAAGGTCTACCTGCGCGATCAGGGCGCCCGCCACGACCTGATCGATGCCGTGCTGACGCCCGAGACGGACGATCTCCTGATGATCGCCCGCCGCGTCGAGGCGCTGACGGCCTTCATCACCTCCGAGGACGGCAAGAACCTGCTCGCCGGCACCAAGCGCGCCACGCAGCTGCTCGCCGCCGAAGAGAAGAAGGGCACCGTGGTTGCCGACGGTGTTTCCGAACCGCTCTTGAAACTCGATGCCGAGAAGGAGCTGTTTGCGGCCGTCGCCCACGCCTCCGCCGAAGCCTCGGAGGCGATCGTCAACGAAGACTTCCGCTCGGCGATGGCTGCGCTGTCCAAGCTGCGGGCGCCCGTCGACCGCTTCTTCGAGGACGTGCTCGTCAATGACGAGGACGCTGCGATCCGCGCCAACCGCCTGGCGCTGCTGCGGCTGATCCGCGAAGCGACGGGTACGGTTGCCGACTTCTCGAAGATCGCCGGGTAA
- a CDS encoding cupin domain-containing protein, with protein MAETKTYSAINFAEKLAKFSDQWQPRVIAELNDYQFKIVRIEGDFIWHDHPTTDEAFLVLEGVLRIDLPDGAVSIGPGEMYVVPKGIKHKPYAASEVKMLLIEPRGTLNTGEEGGERTAKSDLWI; from the coding sequence ATGGCTGAGACCAAGACGTATAGCGCGATCAATTTCGCCGAGAAGCTCGCGAAATTCAGCGACCAGTGGCAGCCGCGGGTGATCGCGGAGCTGAACGACTACCAGTTCAAGATCGTCCGCATCGAGGGCGATTTCATCTGGCACGATCATCCGACGACCGACGAGGCATTCCTGGTGCTCGAGGGCGTGCTGCGGATCGATCTGCCTGACGGCGCCGTCTCGATCGGGCCGGGCGAGATGTATGTCGTGCCGAAGGGCATCAAGCATAAGCCCTATGCCGCCTCCGAGGTGAAGATGCTGCTGATCGAGCCGCGCGGCACGCTGAACACCGGCGAGGAAGGCGGAGAGCGCACGGCAAAGAGCGATCTCTGGATTTGA
- a CDS encoding tautomerase family protein encodes MPFANFKVPQGTMSAEQKEDLIHKTTAIFVGYFGEGVRPYTMVLVDEVADGGYGRADETLTIAKMQKER; translated from the coding sequence ATGCCATTCGCCAATTTCAAGGTCCCGCAGGGAACGATGAGCGCCGAGCAGAAGGAAGACCTCATCCACAAGACCACCGCCATCTTCGTCGGCTATTTCGGCGAGGGCGTGCGCCCCTATACGATGGTCCTCGTCGACGAAGTGGCCGACGGCGGCTATGGCCGCGCCGACGAAACGCTCACCATCGCCAAGATGCAGAAGGAGCGGTGA
- a CDS encoding LysR family transcriptional regulator, protein MDLHGIDLNLLVAFDALMQERSVTKAGIRIGRTQPAMSAALSRLRALFQDELFVRGVDGLQPTPRAVDLAGPLQQALTEIQRTLSFTQSFEPGTARLTFTLGLSDHPAFVLLPQLVQRLQEIAPGITLQVRNFSARDDAVDMLDSGAADVTIGVPPASAGRILSQPLFEERFVCILRKGHPAAEGTLDLDTFLTLGHLLVSPENDRFGHVDAALAKQGLKRRLALTLPHMYAAPLLVAQSDMIATLMAGVVKASGRESELRLLEPPVELAPVPFVMSWHRRNDAHPAQRWFRETIAALPVADASPK, encoded by the coding sequence ATGGATTTACACGGTATCGATCTCAACCTTCTCGTCGCCTTCGATGCGCTGATGCAGGAGCGCAGCGTCACCAAGGCAGGCATCCGCATCGGCCGGACGCAGCCGGCGATGAGCGCCGCGCTCTCGCGTCTGAGGGCGCTGTTTCAGGACGAGCTCTTCGTGCGCGGCGTGGATGGATTGCAGCCGACGCCGCGGGCGGTGGATCTGGCGGGGCCGCTGCAGCAGGCGCTCACGGAAATCCAGAGGACGCTCTCTTTCACGCAGAGCTTCGAGCCCGGGACGGCACGGCTCACCTTCACGCTCGGGCTTTCCGATCATCCGGCCTTCGTGCTCTTGCCGCAGCTCGTCCAGCGCCTGCAGGAGATCGCGCCCGGCATCACGCTGCAGGTCCGCAATTTCAGCGCCCGCGACGATGCCGTAGACATGCTCGATTCAGGTGCGGCGGATGTGACGATCGGCGTGCCCCCGGCATCGGCGGGGCGCATCCTCAGCCAGCCGCTGTTCGAGGAGCGCTTCGTCTGCATCCTGCGCAAGGGGCATCCGGCAGCCGAAGGGACACTCGATCTCGATACATTCCTCACGCTCGGACATCTGCTGGTCTCGCCAGAGAATGACCGGTTCGGGCATGTCGATGCGGCGCTTGCGAAACAGGGCCTGAAGCGCCGGCTGGCGCTGACGCTGCCGCATATGTATGCGGCCCCTCTCCTCGTTGCGCAGTCCGACATGATCGCGACGCTGATGGCGGGTGTCGTCAAGGCATCCGGGCGGGAGAGCGAATTGCGGCTGCTGGAGCCGCCGGTCGAGCTGGCGCCCGTGCCCTTCGTCATGTCCTGGCACCGGCGCAACGACGCCCATCCGGCACAGCGCTGGTTTCGCGAGACGATTGCGGCACTGCCGGTTGCGGACGCTTCTCCAAAATGA